The Bacillaceae bacterium S4-13-56 genome has a window encoding:
- a CDS encoding sigma-70 family RNA polymerase sigma factor, which translates to MEEFQDVVIQYEPMVYHIMNRLGIRDYEQEFYQEGLLALWEAYRTYEESKGKFNTYAYSLIRNRLIDLIRSKSRKQEKLNQLVEELTYNCPSYTMNEEVDPEFWRHLRSILTDNQWNWLIGSVLEGKTSKMIALEHGTTVSAVKKWAELAKQKLRRDPRVRQWFRK; encoded by the coding sequence ATGGAAGAGTTTCAAGATGTGGTTATTCAGTATGAGCCGATGGTCTACCATATTATGAACAGGCTAGGTATTCGTGATTATGAGCAGGAGTTTTACCAGGAGGGGCTGCTTGCGCTTTGGGAAGCCTATCGTACCTATGAAGAATCGAAAGGGAAATTCAACACGTATGCTTATAGTTTGATCAGGAATCGTTTGATTGATTTGATTCGGTCTAAAAGTCGGAAGCAAGAAAAATTGAATCAATTGGTGGAGGAGCTCACCTATAACTGCCCTAGTTATACCATGAACGAAGAGGTGGACCCCGAATTCTGGAGGCATTTACGGTCTATCCTTACTGACAACCAATGGAATTGGCTGATTGGTAGTGTGCTAGAAGGGAAGACGAGCAAAATGATCGCCCTTGAACATGGAACTACGGTTAGTGCTGTGAAAAAATGGGCAGAGCTTGCAAAACAAAAATTGAGAAGAGACCCGAGGGTGAGACAGTGGTTTCGGAAGTAG
- a CDS encoding competence protein ComK — translation MTKILHNDYVINRNTQALLPGMHMDYDTKVIETNQILYVNKRIIEIVKNDCLEGGSTYDGRRIAVTKKMGFGRKQPIPIYPHLGIIAFPTKSPDTYDCVWIFPQHVKRIITTPTGESEIFFKDGQSIVVNESRFVLEKQIQRSAICILIFKGEDSFPA, via the coding sequence ATGACAAAAATTTTGCACAATGATTATGTAATTAATCGCAACACACAAGCCTTACTGCCTGGTATGCATATGGACTATGACACAAAGGTGATCGAAACTAACCAAATCCTTTATGTAAACAAAAGAATCATAGAAATTGTTAAAAATGATTGTCTTGAAGGCGGCTCCACCTATGACGGCCGACGAATAGCGGTCACGAAAAAGATGGGCTTTGGAAGAAAACAGCCCATTCCAATCTACCCTCACCTAGGCATTATCGCATTTCCGACCAAATCACCTGATACATACGACTGTGTATGGATATTCCCTCAACACGTGAAACGCATCATAACAACTCCTACCGGCGAATCAGAAATCTTTTTTAAAGACGGCCAATCGATTGTCGTAAATGAATCCCGTTTCGTCTTAGAAAAACAAATCCAACGATCAGCCATTTGCATCCTAATTTTTAAGGGAGAAGATTCCTTTCCGGCATAA